In Silene latifolia isolate original U9 population chromosome 3, ASM4854445v1, whole genome shotgun sequence, a single window of DNA contains:
- the LOC141648179 gene encoding L-galactose dehydrogenase-like, which produces MNNHDKKLKQRELGKTGLKLSCVGFGASPLGSHFGPVSEEEAIAAVSHAFHLGINFFDTSPYYGATLSETVLGKCLKALGAPRDQYIVATKCGRYKEGFDFSAEGITRSIDESLERLQLDYVDTLQCHDIEFGSLDQIVKETIPALQKIKESGKTRFIGITGLPLDIYTYVLDRVPPGTIDVVLSYCHYCINDSTLNDLIPYLKSKGVGVINASPLSMGLHTENGPPEWHPASDEIKATCRAAADYSKQNGINISKLALQYSLTNEDLSTVLVGMGSVKQVEENVDAALELQADGIDQSALSKILDILKPIKNQTWPGGVL; this is translated from the exons ATGAACAATCATGATAAAAAATTAAAGCAAAGAGAATTGGGTAAAACAGGACTCAAATTAAGCTGTGTTGGTTTCGGTGCATCACCTCTTGGATCACACTTTGGTCCTGTTTCAGAAGAAGAAGCCATTGCTGCTGTTTCTCATGCATTTCATCTTGGAATCAACTTCTTTGATACTTCACC GTATTACGGTGCTACATTGTCAGAGACAGTGCTGGGGAAGTGTCTAAAAGCACTTGGAGCACCTAGAGATCAGTACATTGTAGCAACAAAATGTGGTCGTTATAAAGAAGGCTTTGACTTTAGTGCTGAGGGAATTACGAGGAGCATTGATGAAAGCCTTGAAAGACTGCAACTTGACTATGTTGATACACTCCAGTGTCATGATATTGAATTCGGCTCTCTTGATCAG ATTGTCAAGGAGACGATTCCGGCCCTTCAGAAAATTAAGGAATCAGGGAAGACGAGGTTCATTGGTATAACTGGACTTCCATTGGATATTTACACCTATGTGCTTGACCGTGTGCCACCTGGGACGATTGACGTTGTCCTGTCTTATTGCCACTATTGTATCAATGATTCGACATTGAATGATTTAATACCTTATTTGAAGAGCAAAGGTGTTGGCGTAATCAATGCTTCTCCTCTTTCAATGGGGCTTCATACAGAAAATGGCCCTCCGGAATGGCATCCAGCATCAGATGAGATTAAG GCTACATGCAGAGCTGCTGCCGATTATTCCAAACAGAATGGAATAAATATATCGAAACTAGCTCTACAGTACAGTTTGACAAACGAAGATCTTTCTACTGTTCTTGTTGGTATGGGCTCTGTCAAGCAG GTCGAGGAAAATGTCGATGCTGCTTTGGAACTCCAAGCTGATGGTATAGATCAGAGCGCGTTATCAAAGATACTAGACATACTAAAGCCTATTAAGAACCAAACTTGGCCTGGTGGTGTACTATGA